From the genome of Lutzomyia longipalpis isolate SR_M1_2022 chromosome 2, ASM2433408v1, one region includes:
- the LOC129790019 gene encoding DDB1- and CUL4-associated factor 7 isoform X1, with protein MTSTSGKRKEIYKYVAPWPLYSMNWSVRPDKRFRLALGSFVEEYNNKVQIISLDEETSEFTAKSIFDHPYPTTKIMWIPDSKGIYPDLLATSGDYLRVWRAGEPDSRLECVLNNNKNSDFCAPLTSFDWNEVDPNLVGTSSIDTTCTIWGLETGQPIGRVNMVTGHVKTQLIAHDKEVYDIAFSRAGGGRDMFASVGADGSVRMFDLRHLEHSTIIYEDPAHTPLLRLAWNKQDPNYLATVAMDSCEVIILDVRVPCTPVARLSNHRACVNGIAWAPHSSCHICTAGDDHQALIWDIQQMPRAIEDPILAYTAAEGEVNQIQWGATQPDWIAICYNKACEILRV; from the exons ATGACGTCGACATCGGGAAAGCGAAAAGAAATCTACAAATATGTCGCCCCATGGCCTCTCTACTCCATGAATTGGAGCGTACGGCCGGATAAGCGTTTTCGACTGGCTCTGGGGAGTTTTGTTGAAGAATACAACAACAAAGTGCAAATAATAAGTCTTGACGAGGAGACGAGTGAATTTACGGCCAAGAGTATCTTCGATCATCCCTATCCCACAACAAAAATCATGTGGATACCCGACTCAAAGGGTATCTATCCGGATTTGTTGGCAACAAGTGGGGACTATTTGCGCGTCTGGCGTGCCGGAGAACCCGATTCGAGGCTCGAGTGTGTTctaaataataacaaaaatagCGATTTTTGTGCACCACTTACGTCTTTTGACTGGAACGAAGTGGATCCCAATCTCGTTGGTACATCATCCATTGACACAACCTGCACAATTTGGGGCCTCGAAACGGGGCAACCAATTGGACGCGTTAACATGGTCACGGGGCATGTGAAGACACAACTTATTGCCCACGACAAGGAGGTCTATGACATTGCATTCTCCCGAGCAGGAGGTGGCAGGGATATGTTTGCATCCGTTGGAGCTGATGGATCAGTGAGGATGTTCGATCTGAGGCATCTGGAGCACTCTACAATCATCTACGAG GATCCAGCACATACACCTCTTCTGAGACTGGCCTGGAATAAACAGGACCCTAACTACTTGGCCACCGTTGCCATGGACTCATGCGAAGTGATAATCCTGGACGTACGTGTACCCTGCACCCCTGTCGCACGGCTAAGTAACCATCGAGCGTGTGTCAATGGAATTGCATGGGCGCCCCACAG ctcCTGCCACATTTGTACTGCTGGTGATGACCATCAAGCACTAATCTGGGACATCCAGCAGATGCCACGTGCAATTGAGGACCCCATTCTCGCGTATACAGCTGCCGAGGGGGAGGTAAATCAAATTCAGTGGGGCGCAACGCAACCAGACTGGATTGCAATTTGCTACAATAAAGCCTGCGAAATTCTTCGGGTCTAA
- the LOC129790019 gene encoding DDB1- and CUL4-associated factor 7 isoform X2 has protein sequence MNSLSSGLHSSFQGLTKMTSTSGKRKEIYKYVAPWPLYSMNWSVRPDKRFRLALGSFVEEYNNKVQIISLDEETSEFTAKSIFDHPYPTTKIMWIPDSKGIYPDLLATSGDYLRVWRAGEPDSRLECVLNNNKNSDFCAPLTSFDWNEVDPNLVGTSSIDTTCTIWGLETGQPIGRVNMVTGHVKTQLIAHDKEVYDIAFSRAGGGRDMFASVGADGSVRMFDLRHLEHSTIIYEDPAHTPLLRLAWNKQDPNYLATVAMDSCEVIILDVRVPCTPVARLSNHRACVNGIAWAPHSSCHICTAGDDHQALIWDIQQMPRAIEDPILAYTAAEGEVNQIQWGATQPDWIAICYNKACEILRV, from the exons ATGAATTCCCTAAGTTCTGGGTTACATTCTTCCTTCCAGGGACTCACTAAGATGACGTCGACATCGGGAAAGCGAAAAGAAATCTACAAATATGTCGCCCCATGGCCTCTCTACTCCATGAATTGGAGCGTACGGCCGGATAAGCGTTTTCGACTGGCTCTGGGGAGTTTTGTTGAAGAATACAACAACAAAGTGCAAATAATAAGTCTTGACGAGGAGACGAGTGAATTTACGGCCAAGAGTATCTTCGATCATCCCTATCCCACAACAAAAATCATGTGGATACCCGACTCAAAGGGTATCTATCCGGATTTGTTGGCAACAAGTGGGGACTATTTGCGCGTCTGGCGTGCCGGAGAACCCGATTCGAGGCTCGAGTGTGTTctaaataataacaaaaatagCGATTTTTGTGCACCACTTACGTCTTTTGACTGGAACGAAGTGGATCCCAATCTCGTTGGTACATCATCCATTGACACAACCTGCACAATTTGGGGCCTCGAAACGGGGCAACCAATTGGACGCGTTAACATGGTCACGGGGCATGTGAAGACACAACTTATTGCCCACGACAAGGAGGTCTATGACATTGCATTCTCCCGAGCAGGAGGTGGCAGGGATATGTTTGCATCCGTTGGAGCTGATGGATCAGTGAGGATGTTCGATCTGAGGCATCTGGAGCACTCTACAATCATCTACGAG GATCCAGCACATACACCTCTTCTGAGACTGGCCTGGAATAAACAGGACCCTAACTACTTGGCCACCGTTGCCATGGACTCATGCGAAGTGATAATCCTGGACGTACGTGTACCCTGCACCCCTGTCGCACGGCTAAGTAACCATCGAGCGTGTGTCAATGGAATTGCATGGGCGCCCCACAG ctcCTGCCACATTTGTACTGCTGGTGATGACCATCAAGCACTAATCTGGGACATCCAGCAGATGCCACGTGCAATTGAGGACCCCATTCTCGCGTATACAGCTGCCGAGGGGGAGGTAAATCAAATTCAGTGGGGCGCAACGCAACCAGACTGGATTGCAATTTGCTACAATAAAGCCTGCGAAATTCTTCGGGTCTAA
- the LOC129790025 gene encoding PRL-1 phosphatase, translated as MSSIMRQKDIRPAPARIEFKGMKFLITDRPSDHTIHSYILELKKHDVSTVVRVCEPSYKIDELKTQGIVVRDLAFEDGTFPPQNVVDEWFEILRQKYQENPEACVAVHCVAGLGRAPVLVALALIELGLKYEAAVELIRDKRRGAINSKQLSYLEKYKPKSRLKHKNGHKNSCSVQ; from the exons ATGAGCAGCATCATGCGTCAGAAGGATATTAGACCAGCACCAGCCCGGATTGAGTTCAAGGGCATGAAATTTCTCATCACAGATCGACCATCGGATCATACAATTCACTCCTATATTCTT GAACTGAAGAAGCACGATGTTAGCACGGTGGTGAGAGTATGTGAGCCATCTTACAAGATAGACGAGCTCAAAACACAAGGAATTGTGGTGCGAGATTTGGCTTTTGAGGATGGAACATTCCCGCCACAGAATGTCGTGGATGAGTGGTTCGAAATTCTCCGGCAAAA ATATCAAGAGAATCCCGAAGCATGCGTCGCTGTACATTGTGTGGCTGGACTCGGAAGGGCTCCGGTACTTGTGGCTCTGGCATTGATTGAATTAGGTCTCAAATATGAAGCAGCTGTTGAATTAATTCGAGA TAAACGCCGTGGTGCTATTAACTCCAAGCAGTTATCCTATTTGGAGAAATACAAGCCCAAGTCTCGTCTAAAGCACAAGAATGGCCACAAGAATTCGTGCAGCGTGCaataa
- the LOC129790021 gene encoding inositol polyphosphate-5-phosphatase A isoform X2: MTSDSLPILLITANVGSVFEDPSKLLKTWVREFMDVIQKWEPVFLAVHMQEVGGKTYEKSMEYVQEFIKILCEASELASYDRIRIYLDEDYQSAEHFTALGNLYFARNTIKSIKIWNFLIHEWEDVVGKSIHTGSIESIPTKEKAKFPQNFFPECKWSRKGFLRTRWDIEGTVMDFVNIHLFHDASNLAACEEFPSVYCKSRRRALVHTLERFEKDTANTRAPYFVFGDFNFRCDTEGVVKKLTEALTAHRVANSKSTDSVKMQYRDADGQNVLTVGKKEFTHADHQTQFKGEWLRKFDRELDPLQEILFEYPIAFPPSYPFEEDPEMPQNYMNSRCPGWCDRILMSPSAKQLIANENIKYSLIGEGSCMGDHKPVYLQFELKPNQGTMESSREIGEIIAAINDMIENEFAKQLDVKRHSYIQINSGDDGDVLLNGQAMIFRETTV; encoded by the exons ATGACGTCGGACTCACTGCCGATTCTTCTCATAACAGCCAACGTTGGGAGTGTCTTTGAAGAT CCATCGAAATTGCTCAAAACATGGGTCAGGGAGTTTATGGATGTCATCCAAAAGTGGGAGCCGGTATTTCTGGCTGTTCACATGCAAGAAGTCGGTGGGAAGACCTATGAAAAATCTATGGAGTATGTGCaggaatttattaagattCTCTGCGAAGCTAGTGAGTTGGCCAGCTACGATAGGATTCGGATATACCTCGATGAGGACTATCAATCAGCTGAACATTTTACC GCACTTGGAAATCTATACTTTGCACGCAACACtataaaatccattaaaatctGGAACTTCCTTATTCACGAGTGGGAAGATGTTGTGGGAAAAAGTATCCACACGGGCAGTATTGAGAGCATTCCCACAAAAGAGAAGGCcaaattcccacaaaatttCTTCCCAGAATGTAAATGGTCACGCAAGGGCTTCCTTCGTACACGCTGGGATATTGAGGGAACAGTAATGGATTTTGTCAACATTCACCTATTTCACGATGCCTCCAACTTGGCGGCATGTGAGGAATTCCCATCGGTTTACTGCAAGAGTCGCAGAAGGGCACTTGTTCATACCCTGGAGCGTTTTGAGAAGGACACTGCTAATACACGAGCTCCATACTTTGTCTTTGGTGACTTTAATTTCCGCTGTGATACTGAGGGGGTCGTGAAGAAGCTCACGGAAGCCCTCACGGCCCACAGGGTGGCAAATTCAAAGAGCACTGACAGTGTTAAAATGCAGTATCGCGATGCAGATGGGCAAAATGTACTTACAGTGGGCAAGAAGGAGTTTACCCATGCTGATCACCAGACGCAGTTCAAGGGAGAATGGCTGCGAAAGTTTGACCGAGAACTGGATCCACttcaggaaattctttttgagtATCCT ATTGCATTCCCACCGTCCTACCCATTTGAGGAGGATCCAGAAATGCCGCAAAACTACATGAATTCCCGCTGCCCGGGATGGTGTGATAGGATTCTCATGAGTCCTTCAGCTAAACAATTGATTGCCAATGAAAACATCAAGTACTCACTCATCGGGGAGGGTTCTTGCATGGGAGATCATAAG CCAGTCTACCTGCAATTCGAACTGAAGCCAAACCAAG gaaCAATGGAGAGCTCTCGTGAGATTGGTGAAATAATCGCAGCGATTAATGATATGATTGAGAATGAATTTGCAAAGCAATTGGATGTGAAGAGGCACTCCtacattcaaattaattccgGAGATGATGGTGATGTTCTGCTCAATGGGCAGGCAATGATATTTCGCGAGACAACCGTGTGA
- the LOC129790021 gene encoding inositol polyphosphate-5-phosphatase A isoform X1, translating to MTSDSLPILLITANVGSVFEDPSKLLKTWVREFMDVIQKWEPVFLAVHMQEVGGKTYEKSMEYVQEFIKILCEASELASYDRIRIYLDEDYQSAEHFTALGNLYFARNTIKSIKIWNFLIHEWEDVVGKSIHTGSIESIPTKEKAKFPQNFFPECKWSRKGFLRTRWDIEGTVMDFVNIHLFHDASNLAACEEFPSVYCKSRRRALVHTLERFEKDTANTRAPYFVFGDFNFRCDTEGVVKKLTEALTAHRVANSKSTDSVKMQYRDADGQNVLTVGKKEFTHADHQTQFKGEWLRKFDRELDPLQEILFEYPIAFPPSYPFEEDPEMPQNYMNSRCPGWCDRILMSPSAKQLIANENIKYSLIGEGSCMGDHKPVYLQFELKPNQGTIQCSCSPHVLMKNSSSLSCLSCSRRFAQILVEWQKLDNIPYNTLLKKQPEPIAPPLNNIQINVTDTENNLNVCMCAFYEDPGAAPTGTMERLEENSICPRCRNIISQQPMEHRRALISQRLMLANDVIVNRIDTQLLNTYSSAAIGARPDPYTPESAESRSPVIDRSAPEFGEEVSRSHTRSDGATNEQSSVASGGVNPNQLKSRLERLQRKSRSDDDCDDFLQRQNNCCSCIIT from the exons ATGACGTCGGACTCACTGCCGATTCTTCTCATAACAGCCAACGTTGGGAGTGTCTTTGAAGAT CCATCGAAATTGCTCAAAACATGGGTCAGGGAGTTTATGGATGTCATCCAAAAGTGGGAGCCGGTATTTCTGGCTGTTCACATGCAAGAAGTCGGTGGGAAGACCTATGAAAAATCTATGGAGTATGTGCaggaatttattaagattCTCTGCGAAGCTAGTGAGTTGGCCAGCTACGATAGGATTCGGATATACCTCGATGAGGACTATCAATCAGCTGAACATTTTACC GCACTTGGAAATCTATACTTTGCACGCAACACtataaaatccattaaaatctGGAACTTCCTTATTCACGAGTGGGAAGATGTTGTGGGAAAAAGTATCCACACGGGCAGTATTGAGAGCATTCCCACAAAAGAGAAGGCcaaattcccacaaaatttCTTCCCAGAATGTAAATGGTCACGCAAGGGCTTCCTTCGTACACGCTGGGATATTGAGGGAACAGTAATGGATTTTGTCAACATTCACCTATTTCACGATGCCTCCAACTTGGCGGCATGTGAGGAATTCCCATCGGTTTACTGCAAGAGTCGCAGAAGGGCACTTGTTCATACCCTGGAGCGTTTTGAGAAGGACACTGCTAATACACGAGCTCCATACTTTGTCTTTGGTGACTTTAATTTCCGCTGTGATACTGAGGGGGTCGTGAAGAAGCTCACGGAAGCCCTCACGGCCCACAGGGTGGCAAATTCAAAGAGCACTGACAGTGTTAAAATGCAGTATCGCGATGCAGATGGGCAAAATGTACTTACAGTGGGCAAGAAGGAGTTTACCCATGCTGATCACCAGACGCAGTTCAAGGGAGAATGGCTGCGAAAGTTTGACCGAGAACTGGATCCACttcaggaaattctttttgagtATCCT ATTGCATTCCCACCGTCCTACCCATTTGAGGAGGATCCAGAAATGCCGCAAAACTACATGAATTCCCGCTGCCCGGGATGGTGTGATAGGATTCTCATGAGTCCTTCAGCTAAACAATTGATTGCCAATGAAAACATCAAGTACTCACTCATCGGGGAGGGTTCTTGCATGGGAGATCATAAG CCAGTCTACCTGCAATTCGAACTGAAGCCAAACCAAGGTACGATTCAGTGTAGTTGCTCCCCGCATGtgctaatgaaaaattcatcatcgTTGAGTTGCTTGTCGTGTAGTAGGCGTTTTGCACAAATTCTTGTAGAGTGGCAAAAATTAGATAATATCCCATACAATACGTTGCTGAAGAAGCAACCTGAGCCCATTGCTCCACCACtcaataatattcaaattaacgtTACGGACACGGAGAATAATCTCAATGTGTGCATGTGTGCCTTCTACGAGGACCCCGGGGCGGCACCCACAGGCACAATGGAGCGCCTTGAGGAGAATAGCATCTGTCCACGGTGCCGGAATATAATAAGTCAGCAACCAATGGAGCATCGACGTGCCCTCATCTCGCAACGTCTCATGTTGGCTAATGATGTGATTGTCAATCGGATAGATACGCAACTTCTCAATACATACAGTAGTGCGGCAATTGGGGCGCGTCCTGACCCATATACACCCGAAAGTGCCGAATCTCGATCGCCTGTTATCGATCGAAGTGCCCCTGAGTTTGGGGAAGAGGTTTCGAGGTCACACACCCGAAGCGATGGGGCGACAAATGAGCAGAGTAGTGTTGCGAGTGGTGGAGTTAATCCGAATCAACTGAAATCTCGCCTTGAACGATTACAGCGGAAGAGTCGCAGTGACGATGATTGCGATGACTTTCTCCAAAGACAAAACAATTGTTGCTCTTGTATTATCACCTGA